In Ruminococcaceae bacterium BL-6, a genomic segment contains:
- a CDS encoding membrane protein of unknown function (Evidence 5 : Unknown function) produces MNKRVFVNALTVSRIPLAVLFCYAVLSAASPFFPCIFLFAGIAASDYFDGKLARKYGIQSAAGAVLDVAADFFFILSACLSLHSRGLFPGWMLAVILLKFLEFWGTSAVLKKGIGNAPVFLFDPLGRIAAVLFYLLPVLILALSHFLPAGIRQAASAVLYAGMAACAILSSIWRISLLAKSRRPDP; encoded by the coding sequence ATGAACAAAAGGGTTTTCGTAAATGCGCTGACCGTCTCGCGGATTCCGCTTGCCGTTCTGTTCTGTTACGCGGTGCTCTCTGCCGCCAGCCCGTTTTTCCCCTGTATTTTTCTGTTTGCAGGAATCGCTGCGTCGGATTATTTCGACGGAAAGCTGGCCCGGAAATACGGCATTCAAAGCGCCGCGGGCGCTGTTCTGGATGTGGCGGCCGATTTCTTCTTCATCCTCTCGGCCTGTCTGTCGCTGCATTCCCGCGGCCTGTTCCCCGGCTGGATGCTCGCGGTGATCCTGCTGAAATTTCTGGAATTCTGGGGCACCTCCGCCGTGCTCAAAAAAGGAATCGGAAACGCGCCCGTGTTTTTATTCGACCCTTTGGGCCGGATCGCGGCGGTCCTGTTCTATCTGCTGCCCGTTCTGATTCTGGCGCTTTCCCATTTTCTTCCCGCCGGCATCCGTCAGGCCGCCTCCGCGGTTCTCTACGCGGGGATGGCGGCCTGCGCCATCCTGTCCTCCATCTGGAGGATTTCCCTGCTGGCCAAAAGCCGGCGGCCCGATCCATAA